The proteins below come from a single Procambarus clarkii isolate CNS0578487 chromosome 44, FALCON_Pclarkii_2.0, whole genome shotgun sequence genomic window:
- the LOC138349632 gene encoding pro-resilin-like, producing MKVLLFTALLGLSIADKRPSNSYGAPNGGFGNEFGASNGAPSNGYTAPGTNGFGTAASNGNGAASGNGFGQTSSNGFGAAPSNGYSAPPSNRYGPPTGSYGLDAELVALQENIPGGGVPGEDYPVLASPPDTDFSCDAQAVAGYYADTDPEARCQVFHICQDRAVRRQKDSFLCPNGTIFNQQYLVCDWWFNVDCSQAENFYSVNELIGVVPDVGYGYGPATNGISNGNGGSYGNGNGANGNGRNGNGVNGRNGNNGYGSNGNGRNGNGAGNGNGNGVNGNGAINGYANGANGNGRNGNGANGSNGNNGYGSNGNGRNGNGASNGYVAPSAPSAAYGTPF from the exons ATGAAGGTTCTGCTGTTTACTG CCCTGCTGGGATTGTCCATCGCAGACAAGCGACCTTCAAATAGTTACGGAGCCCCAAATGGAGGTTTTGGTAACGAATTTGGAGCTTCTAATGGAGCTCCAAGCAATGGTTACACAGCTCCAGGAACCAATGGCTTCGGAACAGCTGCAAGTAATGGAAACGGTGCAGCCTCAGGTAATGGGTTTGGACAAACTTCAAGCAACGGGTTCGGAGCTGCCCCAAGCAATGGATACTCAGCTCCCCCAAGTAATAGGTACGGTCCCCCGACAGGCTCCTATGGACTAGATGCCGAGCTGGTTGCTCTGCAGGAGAACATCCCCGGTGGTGGCGTCCCCGGGGAAGATTACCCTGTCTTGGCTTCTCCACCAGACACTGACTTCTCCTGTGACGCCCAGGCAGTGGCTGGCTATTACGCCGATACCGACCCTGAGGCCCGTTGCCAGGTGTTCCACATTTGCCAGGACCGCGCCGTCAGACGCCAGAAGGACTCCTTCCTGTGCCCCAACGGTACCATCTTCAACCAGCAGTAcctggtgtgcgactggtggttcAACGTTGACTGTTCCCAGGCTGAGAACTTCTACTCCGTCAACGAACTCATCGGCGTCGTCCCCGACGTTGGCTATGGTTATGGTCCCGCCACCAACGGCATCAGCAACGGTAACGGTGGCAGTTATGGAAATGGCAATGGAGCCAACGGAAACGGAAGGAACGGAAATGGCGTAAATGGAAGGAACGGTAACAATGGTTACGGTTCCAACGGCAATGGAAGAAATGGAAATGGTGCTGGTAACGGCAATGGCAACGGTGTGAATGGGAATGGTGCCATTAACGGATATGCTAATGGTGCCAACGGTAACGGAAGGAACGGAAATGGCGCAAATGGAAGTAACGGTAACAATGGTTATGGATCCAACGGTAATGGAAGGAATGGAAATGGTGCTAGCAACGGATATGTTGCTCCATCTGCTCCCTCCGCTGCCTATGGAACTCCTTTTTAA